The window ACTCTGTTTATCATTTCTTTAAAATTGTCTATCTGTGCCTTCAGGTCTTTACCGCCTGGTGGAGGTCCTTCTATTCCGAGGCAGAGTTGAAAGTCCTCTTCATTCCCGACAAGGATATCAGATACACCTGCAATCCTTGTGAAGATATCCCGTAGTTCTTTTTCTCTTCCTTTCCAGAAGGACGCTCTGTAGTTTAAATCAAAGGAAATACATGTCCCATATTTTTTAGCAACCTTTGAAAGTTCAAGGCAGAACTGTCCTGTTTCCGGAGAAAGTGCAGCAAATAGTCCGGACATATGTATTATCTGTACACCTTCTTTTCCCAAAATTCTCTCAAGGTCAAAATCAGAAGGGCTCAATGTTCTTCCTATTTCTCCTGCTCTGTCATTCCATACCTTTGGTCCACGAGCACCATAGCCAGTATCTGCGATATTAAACTGGTGTCTGAATCCCCAGGGACCTCCCTGAGAGACCTCTTTTGCTTCAACGTCCATTCCCCTGCTTTTAAGGTTTTCTTTTATAAATCTTGCTACAGGACTTCCTTTGACAAATGCAGTGAGAATTTTAACAGGCAGGCCTAGAGATGAACTTATACTTGCTACATTGGATTCAGCACTTGTTGCCTGCATTATAAAGGTATTGCTTGAGTGAACCGGCTGATTATTTACAGGAGTAATTCTTACTCCCATACTTGTAGGAACGAGTAATGCATATTTACTATCTTT of the bacterium genome contains:
- a CDS encoding sugar kinase gives rise to the protein MELKKDSKYALLVPTSMGVRITPVNNQPVHSSNTFIMQATSAESNVASISSSLGLPVKILTAFVKGSPVARFIKENLKSRGMDVEAKEVSQGGPWGFRHQFNIADTGYGARGPKVWNDRAGEIGRTLSPSDFDLERILGKEGVQIIHMSGLFAALSPETGQFCLELSKVAKKYGTCISFDLNYRASFWKGREKELRDIFTRIAGVSDILVGNEEDFQLCLGIEGPPPGGKDLKAQIDNFKEMINRVKKSFPETEVHATTLREVISAQKHLWGAIMSVGSEWYVVDPREIGVLDRIGGGDAFVGGLLYGILKGWEPEKWVQFGWACGALAVTLLTDYAQPLDEEEIWSIWEGNARVKR